In one Nicotiana sylvestris chromosome 8, ASM39365v2, whole genome shotgun sequence genomic region, the following are encoded:
- the LOC138875068 gene encoding secreted RxLR effector protein 161-like: protein MDEPGYLTNETMYRGIIGSLLYLTASRRDILFSTGLCARFQSNPKESHLKVAKRTLRYLKRTQDLVLYYHSGENFDLIGYADVDYAGYLVEIKSTSSMTHFLGSCLISWVTKKQNYVALSTAEAEYVAAASCCAQLLWIKQ, encoded by the coding sequence ATGGATGAACCTGGTTACCTTACAAATGAAACTATGTATCGGGGTATCATTGGATCTCTCTTATACCTAACAGCCAGCAGACGTGACATTCTGTTTAGTACTGGGTTATGTGCTAGATTCCAATCAAATCCTAAAGAATCTCACTTGAAAGTTGCTAAAAGAACTCTGAGGTATCTCAAAAGAACACAGGACCTGGTCCTCTATTATCACTCTGGAGAAAATTTTGACttaattgggtatgctgatgttGATTATGCTGGTTATCTGGTGGAAATAAAGAGCACATCTAGCATGACACATTTTCTGGGATCATGCTTGATTTCATGGGTTACAAAGAAACAAAATTATGTGGCTCTCTCTACTGCAGAAGCTGAATATGTGGCAGCTGCCTCATGTTGTGCCCAACTCCTATGGATCAAGCAATAA